Part of the Varibaculum massiliense genome is shown below.
TGTGCTTCCAAGAACTCTGCTACTTTTTGGGCGTTCTCTACGTGGCGTTGCACCCGCAGTGACAGGGTTTCGATCCCGATATTTACTAGGAAGGAGTTAAAGGGGCTGGCCGCGAACCCAAAGTCACGCAGCCCCTGCACCCGGGCTTTCACGATGAATGCGCTTTCCCCTAGGTCTTTATATACCAGGCCGTGATAGGAAGGATCCGGTTGGTTGAATTGGGGGAAACGCTGCGGATCAGCTCCCCAATCGAAAGTGCCGCCATCGACAATCACTCCTTGGATAGAATTGCCATGTCCGCACAGATATTTCGAGGCCGAATGCACCACGATATCGGCTCCCCACTCTAGGGGGCGGGTCAAATAGGGGGTGGCCACGGTGTTATCGACGATAAAAGGTACTCCGACCCGGTGCGCCGCCTGGGCGACGGCCTCGATATCTAGAAAATCATTTTTCGGATTGGGAATAGTTTCCCCAAAGAACGCGATAGTGTGTTCATCGGCGGCTGCCTCCCACTGCGATGCATCGGTAGGGTCGGCAACAAAAGTAGTGGTGATGCCATAACGCGGCAGATTATTGGCCAGGAACGCGATGGTGCCTCCGTATAGCGAAGGCGAAGCCACGATATTGTCTCCGGCCTCGGCAATCGTCAAAATAGTCAGCGCAATCGCGGCGGCTCCCGAAGAAGTCGAAAGCGCCCCCACTCCGCCCTCTAGCGAGTTAACCCGCTGCTCGAAAACCTCGTTAGTGGGGTTATTTAGGCGAGTGTAGATAGGACCGGGTTCTTTTAAGGCGAAGCGATCCGCGCCCTGTTTCGCGTCCTTAAAAACGTAACCATTGGTTTGATAAAGGGGAGGCACCGGGGATCCGGTTTCTTTATCGGGACGGTATCCGGCGTGAATCTGGCGAGTATCAAAGCCCCAGTTTTGCTTAGTCATTTTCTTTTATCCTTTTCAAAGTAGATTTGGGTTTTTTAAAACGTTTGCCAATAGTCCACTTCGGATAAAGAAAAAGCCCGGCAAGGCAGTCCAAAGGGACTTTCTTTGCACGGGCAAACGCGTCGCCGCCTAGGGGCGGACTGAGAAGAGCTGACCGTGCGGGTCAGCTGAACATTCGACGTGTCATGCCCCTAAGATAACCCAGTATTCCCCGCCAATAGCAAGCCTGTCTTAAAAGTTGAGAACTAAGTCACTGTTTCGGTAAGGGAATTTTTTTGATTCTCAGCGTTCTAACGGCTGAAAAAGCGCCTCTTAGCGGTTAATCTGGAGGAAAGAGAAACCGTAAAGGAGAAATCATGAGCCAAGACAGCTTGCCCAGTGTAGACACCGATGCCGACCCGGTAGTTTCCTGGACTGTTCAAGAAGGAGCGATGGTAGCTGCCAAGCTCGATCCTCATGCGGTCTGCCAGTTTTTCCAGGAACAAAACATCGTAGCTGAGGTTGACTGGTTCCCGGACACCCCGCACTTGCTGGGAGTAAATATGCTTCGTAACCAAGCTGATGGCCTGGCTGCCCTAGATGACGCAGAGCAACCTCTGCGAGTGGGGGCAGCGCTTCCAGAAGTGGTAGACAGACTGGCAGAAAAGTTTGCAGCTGATGTTTTGATAGGCGAATACCATTCCAATAAGCTGCCTGCAGATAAACCGATGCCTTCCCGCAGCGCCGATTCCACCCAGCCGGTACGGGTAGTAGAAATCTCGCAAATGCCGGTTTCGTCGGTGCCGTTTTGTGCCGCCTCAGAAGGTAAAACCTTGGGCTGCGTTACCCTTTCGGAGGGGCGAATCGCCTTATTCTATGAAACTATCCGGGGTGACATTGTGGAAGGCTCCCTGATTTCTAGAATCCCGGCTCTGGGGCTCTATGTTTCTGACCATGATCAACGGATAGTGGCGGTGACTTCCGATGAAATTGCCGACCCCGAAAAACTAGCAATCCACTCCTGGCTGTTGCAAAACCAAGTGGTTCCCGGGGCAGTCAAATACCCGGATTCGGCACTGTTAGAGAAAATACGCGAATACCTAGGACATTCATCTTCCCCTAAACGCATTGCTGAAACCGCTGGTTGCGATGCCGAACAGTTAGCAGAAACCTTCAAAACGCCAGGTCAAGATGGTATGGTGCGGACAATAGAAGTCTTGGGACTACCAGCCGAAGCCGCCGCCTTCCTCTATGGACAGCTCGACCTTGAGGAAGTACCCGGTATCGAAATCTTTCACGAGCCCGGTTGGGCGGCTGCCATGGGACACAGCGTAGATATGCGGATTCTGCATTCTGATGAGGATCAGAAAACTCTTTTCGGTATCTTGCGGAAACTAGAAATAGAGCACCCCACTTTGATGAAAGTGGCTAATATCGCTCAGTTAGCAGTGGGAATTGGACTGGTGGGAGCCGGTGTGGTTGGTTTAATCGGAAAGAAGCGTTTCTCCCGGCTATCTCTGCTGGGGGGAGTGATGCTGGTGATTGATGGGGGACTGCGTTCTTCGGTGATTCATCACATGAAGAATCGAATCGTGGGTGATTATAAATAAGGATGTTTGTAATGCTAGCAGCGCTTTTGGCTAGTAGCTAGTGTTCTGGGATTCGTGTGCGCTAACGAGGGTCACGCCGCGAGTCTTTGAGGGATTGCAAGAAGGCTATCCGCTTTTCCTGCCGGGTAATCAGGCGGTCAATATGGGCGGAAATTTTGCCCTGCCAGGGTTTACCGCTTTGGCTTACCAGGCGCGAACGCCACTTTTTCGCTGTTCCCAGCGGTGACTGGCCGGGTAAAGAGGTATCAGCAGGAGCATCCAGGTCAACCAATCCGCTCAAACGATGATGCGCCCAATCTAAAGTTAGGGGTTGAGAAAGAGAAACGTAGTTAGGGCGCTCCTCGGCATGAAGATCCTCGGCCTGGGTAGCTTTGAGGGCTTTGGGGGGATTAGCGGTAAATGCGCAAGAAATCAACATCACTCGCGAGAGTAAGTTAATCCACAGCAGCAGCGTGGCGACAGCCGCAAAAGAAGCAAGTAAGGGGTTAGTGACCGCCCCGACTGCCGAAGTTCCCAAGGATCTAATCAGGGTAGAAATCAGCCCGAACATCGCTAACCCCCAGATCAAATCGACTCTGGGTACCCTAACTAGTGCCACGAACCGAATCAGAACCCACAGGATTAATCCGTCGATAGTGGCACTGATTAAAAAAGATCCAATCCGAATCATCGCCGAGGCAAAGGCAGATTCTACGCCAAGTGCCGAAAATATCTGGGTACCAATGACGGTATGTGCCAAGGTCAAAACCCCGGTAGCGCCCACTCCGACAGCAATAGCCGCGAATCCTAGCAGGTCACGTAGCTTTTCCATCGCCACCCCGTAGGGTACTTGATCAATTCCAAACATGGCGCGGATGGAAGATTTCATCGCGCGCATAACGGAGGTGGCTGAAAATAGCAGCACTACTACCGCAACTATCCCGGTGATAGAAAACGAATTAGAAAGCACCAAGTCTGAAGGGTTAAGAATCCCCGAAGATCCCTTCCATTCCAGCACTCCCGGCAGGGTAGTCGCCAGAGAAGAAAAAATCGCGTCTTTCAGGTGCGGGCTGCGACCAAGTAGTCCCAGGAATACCGTTACTGCGATTGTTAACGCGGCAGCTAGCGAAAATATCGCGGAATAGGCAATCCCTCCCGCAAGCAGCGCTCCTCGTCCGTTGCTGTAGCGCATGAGCGAACGAACAATCCGGGTGCGCTGCACCCACAGCCCAAATATCTTGGCTTTATCAACTATTCCTGCCTGCGTTCTCACCTCGCGGAAGCTAGGGGAGAATTGTTCACGGTGCCGAGCACGCACTGATAGCTGCGGAGAATTGGCGGTTTCTTGCATAGTTTAAATCTAGCGGTTTCGGTCACCAGAAGCACTCTGAAAACGAACAAAAACGCGCGGGAAAAAAGACAATTTACAACATTTGGGGTAACCTAGGGGAAAGGTTTTCCCACACATGGAGTAGCTCATGTTAGCGCACCAGCGGCACGATGAAATTTTACAGCAGGTAAATCAAAACGGGTCAGTGCGAGTAACTGATCTGGTAACTCAGCTGGACGTATCAGAAATGACGGTGCGGCGCGATATTCGGGTATTGGCTGCAAAAGGGCTACTCAAGCGGGTTCATGGCGGGGCAATTCGGCTGGAGGGGGCGCCGGGAGGCGGTAATCTCCCCGTGAGTGCTCCCAGCGGAGAAGAAAAAATACTTGCACAAGCCGCCCTAGAAACTATTCGCCCCGGATCAAACGTGTTTATTGGCGGCGGTGGCTGTGGAACGATTCTGGCTAAACTAATAACCGAGAGCGAATTTTTCTCTTCACTTACAGTAGCAACCAACTATTTGCCGGTGGCTAAGATACTTGACCATGCCCAGCAGGGACAACGCGACAAAGGTAGCGCCCCGGCTAAAGTAATTATTTTTGGGGGACAGCCGGAAAACTATGAAAATCTAGGCCCGCTAACCCTGACAAATGCCTCTAATTTTTATTTTCATTCGGTATTTATCGAGGCGGAAGGAATAGACAAAGATACTGGTTTGAGCTGTGAAAATATCGACAAAGCGGCTCTGAATCGCGTGCTGATCCGCAATTGTGAGTTCACCACCGTGATGGTGCCTACCCGAAGTTGGGGACGCACCGCTCTAAACGTAGTTTGTCCCTTGAATCAGCTCTCGCGGATAGTATCTGCTACGCAACCTCCTACAGAAATAGCCGAAGCGCTCACCCAGGCGCAAATAATGTTGGATGTACGCGAACCTTAAGCAGACCGCTATACGATAGTAAAAGTCATGAGCCTGCACGTTATTATTCCCGCTGGCGGACCGGGAAGTCGCCTCTGGCCCCTGTCAAGGGCCGCGCAACCAAAGTTTCTACTTGACCTGTTGGGGCAAGGATCTAGCCTGCTGCAAGCCACCGTTGACCGGCTCTGCCCGCTGACAGCTTCATTAACAGTGGTAACTGGCGCCAGTCACGGCGAGGCGGTAGCCTCCCAAAACCTCCCCGCACGCTTAAACCCCGAGGTTAAAAGTAAATATGCGATGCTACTTGAGCCCAGCCGGAAAAACTCGCTGGGGGCGATTGCCTGGGCGGCAGCGCGACTGCAGGCAAAGTATGGGGCAGTGATTGCCGGGTCTTTTGCGGCTGATCATGCCATCAAAGATGTTTCCGCCTTCCGTCAGGCAGTAACTGCTGCAGTCAAAGCTGCTGAGGGCGGGAAAATTGTAACTATCGGAATCGCCCCTAGCCGCCCTGCTACTGCTTATGGCTATATTTGTGCCTCCGATACGATTTTGAGGGCGGAAGGCGACCAGCCGCCAGTCCTGGTAGCAAAAAGTTTTAAAGAAAAACCCTCCGAGCCGCAGGCCAGAAACTACCTGGAAACCGGCGGTTACTTTTGGAATGCGGGAATGTTTGTTTTTAACACGGAGATTCTCCTTTCTCACCTACGCGAATTGCTTCCCAGCTACTATGAAACTATCCAAGAGATGGTGAGACTTACCCCCGGGACGGCAGAGTTTGTCACGCTCTGGGAATCACTGCCTTCTTATCCCATCGATACTGCAATCGCTGAACCGGTAGCTGCCCGCGGCGGGGTAGCAGTGGTAGCTGCCGCCGATTTCGGGTGGTCAGATGTAGGAGATTTTGATTCCCTACACGCCGCGCTTACCGGAGATAATCCACTAAATCCGGTAGTACGCGGAACTGGGGAAAGTCAGGTTCTTGCTAGCCCGGGCGCATTTATAGACCATCAAGGGGAAGAAAAACTTGTAGTGGTGGGGATCCCTAATGCAGTAGTAATACGCCGCGGGGACGTAACTTTGGTGACCACCACAGAGAGCGCCCAAAAAATAGGGGATGTCGCTGGCGAACAAGGGGAACTAGCTTGAAGTTCTTTAGGCAGACCATAGCGCTGTTGATAGCGGCTCTGGCACTTGCGGGATGTGCAGGCACCAATGTGGCGCCCTCCGGATATATAAATGCTGCTGACTTTCGCACCTGTCTGCTGACCTTGGGAAAGGGCGGGGTAGGATCGATTAACGCCAGTGCTATTACCGCTTTAAAGGATGGTCAAAAACGTCTCGGGGTGGCGGCGCGGCGGAGTACCCTAGATTCCCCCGCAAAGATAGAAAAGGCTATTGCCCGTGATATTTCTGCCAATTGTTCTTTGATAATCGGGGTGGGGGAAGCATTTGTTGAACCCCTGATGGAACAGGCAAAATATCACCGCTCTCGTCATTTCGCCCTATTGTTGCCGCCGGGTACATCTGCCCAAGCCACCCGAGAGAACCTGGCCATAGTTACCTATGACCTGAGTCAACCGGCATACGTAGCCGGGTTTATCGCGGCTGGAACTTCTGCCAGTGGGCAGGTAGCCGCGATTGCGGGTAAGAAAAACCAGACTAATCAAACGCTGCTGGCTGCTTTTGCTAAAGGGGTGGAGCGCTATAACGCCGAGCAGGGGGCAAAAAAATCCTCGGCGGTGAAGGTGAATGCAAAGGCTGACGGTAACGGTTTGTATTTGGGGGAGAAAGCCCCGGTATCCAAGGTAAAAGGGCAAGTAGAAACCCTGATAAAGCAGGGCGCTGATGTAATTTTTTTTGCCGAGGGCGCGCAAAGTCCAGAGGGGTTAGCAGCGATTAGTAAGGTAAATCAAGACAGATACCAAGCGGCTAAAGCTGCTGCGGAAGCCAGTAAAAGCGCGGAGCCCGAGGCAGATAATGGCAGTGAGAGCACTCCGGAAAGTAGCGAAGAAACTACATCTTCTCCTGCAACTACTGACAGCCTGGCAGAAAATGACGCTGTCGGTTCGATTACCGCGATTTGGTATCTGACCGATGGGCACCAAACTCAAGGAAGCCCAGCGGGAAAGAATCCTCCCATCTTAACCTCGATTGTTCCCGATATTTCCCAGGCGATGATTTCATTGATTGAAGAAGCCCGTAAAGATCGCTTTGCCGCTAACTCCACCCAGATTTTGGGAACTTATCAGAATGGTTGGGTAGGGCTCACACCGTTTTACGAATATGACTCGACGGTTCCTAATGAGGTTAAGAAAAAGTCGCAAATAATAGAAGAAGAATTCCGGCAGGGAACTTTGAAACTGTAATCTTAGCTTTCCCTTTAGGCAGGTACTAGCGAACTAAACTCTCTAGTAAGCGTTGTATTTTTAGCGGATTAAACGCATTCCTTCAGACTTAGGTTTCGTCGGGATAGAGCTGATGGATAGCTGCCGCTAAATCGATGACTTCTTTCTTGCTCATTTCGATAACCAGGCGTCCGCCTCCCAAAGCTGGTAGCCGCAATACGACTTCCCGACCTTCTTCTGTGCGCGCACCGTCCTCTGCTACTTCTAACGGACCATCTCCGGTTCGCGGTTTCATTGCTGCCATGCTGACCCCCAGAGAGCTAAACCAATACCAGAAAATTAGAGTTTACTTGAGCAATTATAGCAGATAGACACCTAAAAATTAGCTGAGATTTAGCGCCCGAATGCCTATTATCTCTGCTTTCTTCCGGTCGCGTCGGACATCTTTAATCTTGCGAGTACGACAGGTTCTGGCAGTAACCTAAAATAATTTGCGCAAACAATAATAATTTATGTCAAAAATATTAGTGATTTTCGGTGGGCTTCATGATGGGATTCTACAAATAGGACGTGGTATCGAAGGTAACAATCCTAAGAATTTGCGGGAGCTTTCCCAATAATTTCGAGAGCCTGGGCGGGGGTATCAACCAGTTGTACCGCCGCTAACTCTTCCTCTGTAATCATTCCCGCGCCCAATAATTGATCCTTTAGCCAGGAGATCAGCCCACTCCAGTAGCTGCGTCCTACCAAGACAACAGGGAAAGACTTAATTTTCCCGGTTTCCGCCAAGGTTACCGCCTCAAAAAGTTCATCCAAAGTACCGAATCCGCCCGGAAGGACTACGAAACCCTGGGCGTATTTAACAAACATGGTTTTGCGGGCAAAAAAATATCGGAAATAGATCCCCAGCGAAACCCAGTCATTAAACATTTGCTCATGGGGAAGCTCGATACCTAGCCCTACTGAAATCCCTCCGGCCTCGGTGCAGCCTTTGCAAGTTGCCTCCATTTGTCCCGGGCCTCCGCCGGTAATCACCGACCAGCCGGACTGAGCCAGTAACTTCCCCGTTTCTTCCCCCAGGGCATACTCGGGGCTACCCAGGGGAGTGCGGGCGGAACCGAAAACCGAAATCGCCGGCCCTAATTCGGCGAGGGCGGCAAATCCTTCTACGAACTCACTTTGAATCCGCAGTACCCGCCAAGTGTCTTCATGTAGCCAATCAGTATTTTTTTGCGGACGGAGCAAGCGTTGCTCGGAAGTCTCCCTGGGTCGCAAGGGACTGCGCATCTGAATGGGACCGCTCCGGTAAACGCCTTTATTCTTAAAACTTCTCACTCGCGAAGCATATCAGTATGCAGGTTAAGCCCAAGTTAACCCCGCCGAAACCAGAGGTAACCTGACGGGATACTGAAAATAAAAGTCCAGGTAGGGTGGGTAAAAGCAGATAAAAACCGTGAGTAGTAAGGAAAACTTTCAGGGATTAATCTTGTGGGCAATAAACCCCAACTGCTAGTCCATCTCCACAGGTGAGTATATTGGCGATAAAACGCTCATCAGCGAGTAGGGAAGTTACTGCTTGCCGCATGTGGGTGGTTTCCATTTCCCGGCGGGCAGGATCTCCAACTTGATCCATCCAGAGGGCGTGCACAATTGCTACCATCCCGCCGGGGCGTAAGATTCGAGTAGCTTGTTCGATATAGCTGGAAATTTCCCGCACGTCGGCGTCAATCACCACCAGATCGTAGGCGGCGCCTGCCATCCGGGGGAGTACCTCTAGGGCGTGACCATTAATCAGACGGCTACGATTCGACCGGTGGGCAGCGGATCGAAAAGCACTACGGGCAGCCGCCTGGAACTCTGATTCCGAGTCGATAGTGGTCAGCACCCCATTTTCGGACATTCCCTCCAGCAAGTAGAGACCCGAAACTCCCGCCCCGGTGCCGATCTCAAAAATTGCTTTCGCCCCGCAAGCGGCAGAGAGCATCCGCAAGGCTGCTCCGGTAGCGGGAGAAACCGGGCTAGCCCCCAGTTCGACGGCTAGGGCGCGCGCTGCCG
Proteins encoded:
- a CDS encoding YihY/virulence factor BrkB family protein; translated protein: MQETANSPQLSVRARHREQFSPSFREVRTQAGIVDKAKIFGLWVQRTRIVRSLMRYSNGRGALLAGGIAYSAIFSLAAALTIAVTVFLGLLGRSPHLKDAIFSSLATTLPGVLEWKGSSGILNPSDLVLSNSFSITGIVAVVVLLFSATSVMRAMKSSIRAMFGIDQVPYGVAMEKLRDLLGFAAIAVGVGATGVLTLAHTVIGTQIFSALGVESAFASAMIRIGSFLISATIDGLILWVLIRFVALVRVPRVDLIWGLAMFGLISTLIRSLGTSAVGAVTNPLLASFAAVATLLLWINLLSRVMLISCAFTANPPKALKATQAEDLHAEERPNYVSLSQPLTLDWAHHRLSGLVDLDAPADTSLPGQSPLGTAKKWRSRLVSQSGKPWQGKISAHIDRLITRQEKRIAFLQSLKDSRRDPR
- a CDS encoding DUF3117 domain-containing protein — translated: MAAMKPRTGDGPLEVAEDGARTEEGREVVLRLPALGGGRLVIEMSKKEVIDLAAAIHQLYPDET
- a CDS encoding O-methyltransferase, whose protein sequence is MNNNKALSWDWTESQVVEDENTAAARALAVELGASPVSPATGAALRMLSAACGAKAIFEIGTGAGVSGLYLLEGMSENGVLTTIDSESEFQAAARSAFRSAAHRSNRSRLINGHALEVLPRMAGAAYDLVVIDADVREISSYIEQATRILRPGGMVAIVHALWMDQVGDPARREMETTHMRQAVTSLLADERFIANILTCGDGLAVGVYCPQD
- a CDS encoding DeoR/GlpR family DNA-binding transcription regulator, with the translated sequence MLAHQRHDEILQQVNQNGSVRVTDLVTQLDVSEMTVRRDIRVLAAKGLLKRVHGGAIRLEGAPGGGNLPVSAPSGEEKILAQAALETIRPGSNVFIGGGGCGTILAKLITESEFFSSLTVATNYLPVAKILDHAQQGQRDKGSAPAKVIIFGGQPENYENLGPLTLTNASNFYFHSVFIEAEGIDKDTGLSCENIDKAALNRVLIRNCEFTTVMVPTRSWGRTALNVVCPLNQLSRIVSATQPPTEIAEALTQAQIMLDVREP
- a CDS encoding BMP family lipoprotein is translated as MKFFRQTIALLIAALALAGCAGTNVAPSGYINAADFRTCLLTLGKGGVGSINASAITALKDGQKRLGVAARRSTLDSPAKIEKAIARDISANCSLIIGVGEAFVEPLMEQAKYHRSRHFALLLPPGTSAQATRENLAIVTYDLSQPAYVAGFIAAGTSASGQVAAIAGKKNQTNQTLLAAFAKGVERYNAEQGAKKSSAVKVNAKADGNGLYLGEKAPVSKVKGQVETLIKQGADVIFFAEGAQSPEGLAAISKVNQDRYQAAKAAAEASKSAEPEADNGSESTPESSEETTSSPATTDSLAENDAVGSITAIWYLTDGHQTQGSPAGKNPPILTSIVPDISQAMISLIEEARKDRFAANSTQILGTYQNGWVGLTPFYEYDSTVPNEVKKKSQIIEEEFRQGTLKL
- a CDS encoding LOG family protein; this encodes MRSPLRPRETSEQRLLRPQKNTDWLHEDTWRVLRIQSEFVEGFAALAELGPAISVFGSARTPLGSPEYALGEETGKLLAQSGWSVITGGGPGQMEATCKGCTEAGGISVGLGIELPHEQMFNDWVSLGIYFRYFFARKTMFVKYAQGFVVLPGGFGTLDELFEAVTLAETGKIKSFPVVLVGRSYWSGLISWLKDQLLGAGMITEEELAAVQLVDTPAQALEIIGKAPANS
- a CDS encoding O-acetylhomoserine aminocarboxypropyltransferase/cysteine synthase family protein, with amino-acid sequence MTKQNWGFDTRQIHAGYRPDKETGSPVPPLYQTNGYVFKDAKQGADRFALKEPGPIYTRLNNPTNEVFEQRVNSLEGGVGALSTSSGAAAIALTILTIAEAGDNIVASPSLYGGTIAFLANNLPRYGITTTFVADPTDASQWEAAADEHTIAFFGETIPNPKNDFLDIEAVAQAAHRVGVPFIVDNTVATPYLTRPLEWGADIVVHSASKYLCGHGNSIQGVIVDGGTFDWGADPQRFPQFNQPDPSYHGLVYKDLGESAFIVKARVQGLRDFGFAASPFNSFLVNIGIETLSLRVQRHVENAQKVAEFLEAHPQVAAVNYSGLKSSPTHGLQQKYAPGGAGAVLAFDLKGDRAAGEAFVDALELLTNVANLGDLRSQVIHPASTTHSQANEQELAAAGISQSTIRVSVGLEDVADIIADLEAGFAAIKQ
- a CDS encoding mannose-1-phosphate guanylyltransferase, with product MSLHVIIPAGGPGSRLWPLSRAAQPKFLLDLLGQGSSLLQATVDRLCPLTASLTVVTGASHGEAVASQNLPARLNPEVKSKYAMLLEPSRKNSLGAIAWAAARLQAKYGAVIAGSFAADHAIKDVSAFRQAVTAAVKAAEGGKIVTIGIAPSRPATAYGYICASDTILRAEGDQPPVLVAKSFKEKPSEPQARNYLETGGYFWNAGMFVFNTEILLSHLRELLPSYYETIQEMVRLTPGTAEFVTLWESLPSYPIDTAIAEPVAARGGVAVVAAADFGWSDVGDFDSLHAALTGDNPLNPVVRGTGESQVLASPGAFIDHQGEEKLVVVGIPNAVVIRRGDVTLVTTTESAQKIGDVAGEQGELA